GCCCGATTTTAGGATTTGTAACGTCTTTAAAGGAAACTGCTATGATTCTTGCCCTGCAGTTATCGCCTACTTTTAATGTTCTTTTTGAATCCTTGCCCTGCAGGACTTTGTCCTTGCTGAAGCTTACGAAATCGTCCATTGTCTGTGAAACGTGAATCATGCCTTCTATCGGGCCGATTGTTATGAAAGCGCCGAAATCAGCCACATCCTTTATTTTGCCCAAAATAACTTCCTGAAGCTCAGGCTTGAATGCTATAAGGCTGAATGATGTTTCATAATAAGCAGCGCCATCGCCAGGGATGATTATGCCTTCTTTTACATTGCCTATGTCGAGGACATCTATGATGACTCCCAGATCCTTGTCTATAAAGCCCTCGTACTTCTTCTTCACTCTCTTTGTGATTGCTTCTTTGAGCGGCAATCCAAATAAGTCAGGCGGAACTCTTATATGGTCTGCTAGCTCTAGTTTGTAGAACATTTAGAATACGGATTAAGGGTGGATTTTTAAAGCTTTTGGTTTTTCTTGTCAAGTGTCAAAAATGCAAGCATTTTTGACACTTGATCATGCTCAAAAATTTTCAGAAACAAAAAAAGTTGGCTTTTAGCCACCAGTTACAA
The DNA window shown above is from Candidatus Woesearchaeota archaeon and carries:
- a CDS encoding DNA-directed RNA polymerase encodes the protein MFYKLELADHIRVPPDLFGLPLKEAITKRVKKKYEGFIDKDLGVIIDVLDIGNVKEGIIIPGDGAAYYETSFSLIAFKPELQEVILGKIKDVADFGAFITIGPIEGMIHVSQTMDDFVSFSKDKVLQGKDSKRTLKVGDNCRARIIAVSFKDVTNPKIGLTMRQPGLGKIEWLAEELKKAPAEEPEKEKKPAEKKKSK